A genome region from Glycine max cultivar Williams 82 chromosome 5, Glycine_max_v4.0, whole genome shotgun sequence includes the following:
- the LOC106798822 gene encoding uncharacterized protein: protein MCGCAGHVAFECKDRKMTCFNFNRPDHISKDCSYPKKELRSKGQSSQANKPKTTRVFSLSGVEASKFDDLIQGTCLINGTPLVVLLDFGATHSFVSSACVKTLSFPLSCLKFDLVVDTLTSGPVTTSDLEVIIGVDWLSSNHVLLNCFDKMVVFDESVEGKDERIFYPYLDSFVVVFMDDILVNSKTKEGHAEHLRVVLQTLKVKQLYVKLSKCEFKLEEVSFLGHAICKEGIDVDPSKVEVVLKWETPKSIFEIRSFLGLTSYYRRFIEGFSKLAMPLTKLTHKDQAFVWDSHCESSFRKLKSRLTSTPMLVLPNPSEPFVVYCDAFKMGFGGVLMQKPMHLGSLRLMRGIIEDNATWELESVTPQILN, encoded by the exons ATGTGTGGTTGTGCTGGTCATGTTGCTTTTGAGTGCAAGGATCGAAAGATGACTTGCTTCAACTTCAACAGGCCAGATCACATTAGCAAAGATTGTTCGTATCCCAAGAAGGAGTTGAGGAGTAAAGGACAAAGCTCTCAAGCCAATAAACCAAAAACCACGAGGGTCTTCTCTCTTAGTGGTGTTGAAGCCTCAAAGTTTGATGACTTAATCCAAGGTACATGCCTCATAAATGGGACTCCTTTAGTTGTACTTCTTGATTTTGGTGCAACTCATTCCTTCGTGTCAAGTGCTTGTGTTAAAACTTTGAGTTTTCCTTTGTCTTGTTTGAAGTTTGATTTGGTTGTTGACACACTAACTAGTGGTCCTGTCACTACTTCTGAT CTAGAGGTGATTATTGGTGtggactggttatcttccaaccatgtGCTGTTAAATTGCTTTGATAAAATGGTGGTGTTTGATGAGTCTGTTGAGGGTAAAGATGAGAG GATCTTCTATCCCTACTTGGATAGTTTTGTTGTGGTCTTCATGGATGATATCCTAGTGAACTCTAAGACTAAGGAGGGACATGCTGAGCATTTGAGGGTTGTGTTGCAAACCCTTAAGGTCAAACAACTTTATGTTAAGTTATCCAAGTGTGAGTTCAAGTTAGAGGAGGTGAGTTTCTTAGGACATGCCATATGCAAGGAAGGGATAGATGTAGACCCATCTAAGGTAGAAGTTGTGCTTAAGTGGGAaacacctaagtctatttttgaGATTAGGAGTTTCCTAGGTTTAACAAGTTACTATAGGAGGTTTATAGAGGGTTTCTCTAAGTTAGCCATGCCTTTGACCAAGTTGACTCATAAGGAtcaagcttttgtgtgggatAGCCATTGCGAGAGCAGTTTCCGAAAGCTTAAGAGTAGGTTAACATCAACACCTATGTTGGTCTTGCCCAACCCGAGTGAGCCCTTTGTAGTGTATTGTGATGCATTTAAGATGGGTTTTGGAGGAGTTCTTATGCAAAAGCCTATGCATCTAGGTAGCTtaagactcatgagaggaaTTATTGAAGATAATGCTACATGGGAGCTGGAAAGTGTAACTCCTCAAATTTTAAACTGA